A region of the Haematobia irritans isolate KBUSLIRL chromosome 5, ASM5000362v1, whole genome shotgun sequence genome:
acttccgaacgaaacaagctatcgacttgaaacttggcacaaataattgttattgatgtcggtcggatggtattgcaaatgggccatatcggtccacttttacgtatagcccccatataaacggacccccaaatttggcttgcgaatcctttaagagaagctaatttcatccgatccggctgaaatttggtacatggtgttagtatatgggctctaacaaccatgcaaaaattggtcaacatcggtgcataattatatatagcccccatataaaccgatcccccgatttggcttgcggagcctctaagagaagcaaatttcatccgatcaggctgaaatttggtacatgatgtaagtctctaatgaccatgcaaaaattggtcaacatcggtccataattatatacagccgtcatataaaccgatcaccagactgacctccggagcctcttggaagactaaaattcatctgattcagttccatatttggtacgtggtgttaatatatggcctcaaacacccatgcaaaaattggtcgaaatcggtccataattatataggccccatataaaccgatcccaaaatttgacctccggagcccttggaagagcaaaattcatccgattcggttgaaatttggtacgtgatgttagtatattatatCCAacgaccatgcaggaattggttcatattagtccataattatatatagctcccatataatccgatccccagatttgacctccggtgccttatggagaagcaaaattcatccgatctggttgaaatttggtacgtggtggtagtatatgatatttaacaaccataccaaaagtggtcccaatcagtccataatcatatatagcccccatataaaccgatccccagatttgacctccggagccccttggaagaacaaaattcatccgattcggttgaaatttggcatggttcttagagaccatataccaacaccatgtacccaatttcagccggatcggacgaaatttgcttctcttagaggctccgtaagccaaatcgggggatcggtttatatgggggctatatataattatggaccgatgtggaccaatttttgcatggttgttagagaccatatactaacaccatgtaccaaatttccggatcggatgaaatttgcttctcttagagcaatcgcaggccaaatctgggggtccgtttatatgggggctatacgtaaaagtggaccaatatggcccatttgcaataccatccgacatacatcaataacaactacttgtaccaagtttcaagtcgatagtttgtttcgttcggaagttagcgtgatatcaacagacggacggacatgctcagatcgactcagaattttaccacgacccagaatatatatatttactttatggggtcttaaaacaatatttcgatgtgttacaaacggaatgacaaagttaatatacccccatcctatggtggagggtataaaaattgcagaGATCAAAAACGGTAAGGGCGCGGTTACAAAGggattgaaaaacattttatacctGTAGGAgggaaacaattttaaaaatgttttaaaatgttttttatttccaatttaaaaatgaatatgAAAAATCCTCTGTTCCAGATAATAACCATAATTGCGATAGCAATCCCTGGCCAAACGATGAAATCCATTGTGCACTGAGGTTTTGTAATGGCTATGGATTCCTCATACTCTTCGTCGGTTTCATCTATTTCGGTTTAATATACTATTATATaattaaaccaaattttggaagaaagttCCATAGGAACTATATGGTTCCATTTGACAAATGGTGGATGACTTTCAGTCGACAAAGGTAATAAATAACCATTTATTTTGTTTGCAGCGTATAAATAatcttttaatttcaatttcagaaCGATAACAATAATTCAATTCGCTATCCTGCTAATAGCTTTGGCGGTATTTTTATACTTTGAGACGAAAGATCAACCCCAGAAATTGACATCATTAGTTGCTCCTATGGTCTTCATATTATGTGGTTATATATTCTCCACCGATCGTTCCGCTATAAAATGGCGTATTGTTGTCACTGGAATTACATGTCAATTCATATTGGGTGTCCTTTGTATACGTTGGAGCGTGGGACGTAGTATATTCGAATGTGTTGGCAATAAGACTGCAACATTTTTAGCTTTTGCAGATGAGGGCAGTCGTTTTGTCTATGGTGATACTATCATAGATCAAGGAGTATTCGCCTTTGCCATTTTATCCGTGATATTCTTCTTTAGTTTTTTCATTTCGATTCTATACTACTTGGGTGCCATGCAATGGATTGTTATGAAGCTTGGCTGGATTCTAGCACAAATCCTGGATACAACCGTATGCGAAAGTGTAACAGCAGCTGCAAATATTTTCTTGGGCATGTCAGAGAGTCCTATGTTGATAAGGCCTTATATCAAAGTTTTAACAGCCAGTGAAATCCACTCAATTATGGTTTCAGGATTTGCCACAGTTTCGGGTACTGTTTTGGCAGCATATCTAAGTTTTGGTGCTTCGCCGGCTCATTTGATAACATCAAGTGTGATGGCTGCCCCAGCAACATTGGCCATATCGAAATTGTATATGCCAGAGACAGAAGAAAGTAAAACATCGGCCGATAATATACAACTGGAAGAAACGTAAATAGCAGCCTTCAAGCTCCTAAAGTTCGAGGGAAATCTAACCAGCGATTTTGTGCTTTAATTCCAGGGAGGACTCTTCAATTTTAGATGCTGCCTCAAATGGAGCTAACAGTGCTATACCCATTGTCTTGGGTATTAGTGCCAATATCATAGCTTTTGTAGCATTCATAGCATTTCTTAATGCTATGGTCAGTTGGTTTGGAGGTTTAGTGGGTCTGGAATACATTGACTTTGAATGGCTATTCTCGAAATTGTTTATACCTTTGGCATGGGCAATGGGTGTTCCATGGGACGATTGTAATGACATTGCCAAAGTTGTTGCCACTAAGACGATAATCAACGAATTTGTGGCATATGAGCGTTTAggcgaattaattaaaaataatgtgatAAGTGTaagtttattcataaaaaatttcgtcatgtGTTCCTTTGGCATTTCCCTTTTCTAATTTCATTCTTTACAGGCCCGCAGTGCCGGTATAGCAACATTTGCCATATGTGGTTTTGCAAATCCCAGTTCTTTGGGTATATTAATTGGTTCCTTGGGTGCTATGGCTCCAAATCGACGAGGCCTTATTACTTCTGTAGCTTTTCGGGCATTCATTGTGGGCagcatagtttgtttcgtttcaGCAAGTTTTGCAGGTACATCACAAAAAAATAGCCTCCAGTTCCATATTCCATTCCATCTAATTTCCTTTCATTCTATTACAGGAATTCTAATGCAAGAGGCAGAAGAAAGTCGAAATTATGAGAAATTCATAAAAACAATGATGAGGAAAAATTTCACCATAGCCTTAGTTGAAGGTCAATAGACAGCTGTAATATTTCGTCCATTCTTGCCTAATATTTTGGGTTAATTGATCTGTTATCATTCCTTAATTTTATGATAATACAATACATTTAGATTTCTGTACATATCtatgtatataaataatttatttgtacaATTTAATTATAGTTAATTATTCATAAAAGTATTATTAATTGTGTTTTATACAATGTAATAAATTGTTCGTCTTTATAATAAaacgtatcaaaaattttaattattggtCTTCGTTATTATACGTattacaagtatatatggccgtaagttcggccatcatggattgcgtagaaacttcttctaaacactgccatccagaatcgaattacttaagttgcggtaacgcttgccgatggcaaggtatcttaaaacctcctaacaccatcttctaaattgtatgtaagtccatacgtggtatatattaaatcaaaaaagatcgatccaatacgtatataattcagtttgacaaagtagacataaaattttgacaaaattttctacagaaaaaaattttaacaaaattttctataaaaataaaattttcacaaaattttctatagaaataaaaattttgacaaaattttctatagaaagaaaattttgacaaaaatttctacagaaataaaattctaacaaaattttgtatagaaataaacttttgacaaaattttctatagaaataaaatcttggtagattatttttggctcgagtggcaaccgaattatgaaccgaataaaatttgaacaaaattttctatagaaataaaattttgacaaaattttctatagaaataaaattttgacaatgatgacaattttattaggaaccgaataaaattttaacaaaattttctctagaaataaaattttgacaaaattttctatagaaataaaattttggtagattaattttggctctagtggcaaccatgattatgaaccgatatggaccaatttttgtgtgattggaccaattttggtatggttgttagcgaccatataaagggtgattcttttgaggttaggattttcatgcattagtatttgacagatcacgtgggatttcagacatggtgtcaaagagaaagatgctcagtatgctttgacatttcatcatgaatagacttactaacgagcaacgcttgcaaatcattgaattttattaccaaaatcagtgttcggttcgaaatgtgtttcgcgctttacgtccgatttatggtctacataatcgaccaagtgagcaaacaattaatgcgattgtgaccaagtttcgcactcagtttactttattggacattaaaccaaccacacgaatgcgtacagtgcgtacagaagagaatattgcgtctgtttctgagagtgttgctgaagaccgtgaaatgtcgattcgtcgccgttcgcagcaattgggtttgtgttattcgaccacatggaagattttacgcaaagatcttggtgtaaaaccgtataaaatacagctcgtgcaagaactgaagccgaacgatctgccacaacgtcgaattttcactgaatgggccctagaaaagttggcagaaaatccgcttttttatcgacaaattttgttcagcgatgaggctcatttctggttgaatggctacgtaaataagcaaaattgccgcatttggagtgaagagcaattttatgcgtttttttttttttaaagttatcaagctcttaacaaatcaccctttactaacaccatgttcctaatttgaaccggatcggacaaattttgcccctccaagaggctccggaggtcaaatttggagaacgttttatatgggggctatatataattatggaacgatatggaccaattctggcacggttgttaaatatcatatactaacaccatgttccacattacaactggattggatgaaatttgcttctcttggagacttcgcaagccaaatctggggatcggtttatatgggggctatacataattatgaaccgatgtggaccaatttttgcatggatgttggagactatataccaatatcatgtaccaaatttcaggcggatcggatgaaatttgcttctctttgaggctccgcaacccaaatctggggatcggtttatatgggcgctatatataattatggaccgatgtggaccaatttttgcacggttgttagagaccatataccaataccatgtaccaaatttcagccggatcggatgcaatttgcttctctttgaggcttcgcaagccaaatctggggatcggtttatatggtgtctatatataattatggaccgatgtggaccaatttttgcatggttattagagaccatataccaacatcatgtacaaaatttcagccggatcggatgaaatttgctactctttgaggctccgcaagccaaatctggggatcggtttatatgggggctatatataattatggaccgatgtggaccaatttgtgcatggttgttagagaccatataccaacatcatgtagcaaatttcagccggatcggatgaaattttcttctctttgaggctccgcaagccaaatcgggggatcggtttatatgggggctatatataattatggaccgatgtgaaccaatttttgcacggttgttagagaccatataccaacaccatgtaccaagtttcagccggatcggatgaaatttgcttctcttttaggctccgcaagccaaatctggggatcggtttatatgggggctatatataattatggaccgatttcgacaaatttttgcatggtcattagagaccatatactaacaccatgtaccaaatttcagccggatcggatgaaattttcttctcttagaggctccgcaagccaaatctggggatcggtttatatgggggctatatataattatggaccgatgtggaccaatttttgcatggtcataaatgacgtatttatcaacagatcttcttcaaatttcgtatatTCAAATGTTTCGTGAGTCTCGTAACttttgcagaatatcagtcaaatcggttcagatttagatatagctctcatatatgtcTTTCGCTAGATATTCACTTATATTACcacagaagccatagttttacctGGATTTACGTGAAGTGGACgtgatttcgttgaaatcggttgaaatttagatatagctccttatatatctttcgcccgatttacatttcaatggcctcagaggccaaaattttactcagagttatgtgaaattttgcacaggcagtagaattaacattataaatatgcataccGAATTTGATAGAAATCACTTCAcagttagatataactcccatataaagagctttcgcctgatttacacacatatgaccaccgtagatcaaaatttcactccgatttacttgaaattgtgcTCAGGGAATGAAATTTACTATGCAtaccaaagttggttgaaatttttactatgcataccaaatttggttgaaatcggttaagatttatatatagctcccatacatagctttcgcccgatttacacacctATGGCCTCAAAGGCCAAAGTTTTAGtccgagttacgtgaaattttgcatagggggtAGAATTATCATTATAAATAACACATGCATatggaatttgattgaaatcagttgagattaagatatagctcataTGATAACCATAGATCAAATTTCACTCCCATTTACTTGAAGtttacacagagagtagaattaacattattgcTATAcataccaaattgggtcaaaatcggttcaggtttagatatagctcccatatatatctttcgcccgatttagattcatatgaccacggaggccagttTCATTccgaaaatgtttaaattttcgcACAGAGAGTGcaattaaaatgttagcaatgtgtgtcaaatttagtcaaaatcggatcagatttatagTATAATATAGaccttacttacttgtttttattcaatCGGATTTGAATAGTTAGACGCTGGTGTAGAAAAACTTTAATAGGACTAACTGCTCGTATCTTTAGAACAATCTCCTTCTATTAACCCTAGCTTGGCCGctatttacaaatgtaaatgTTTCATAATGTAGAtgtaatatagaaaaaattggtgGCAGAGAAGTTCCGGTATATGACCCAGCTGGGAAAGAGGCGCTGGAAGTAAATTAAGGAATTCCATAAAGACATCGAGTTCCTGAAATAGAAGAATTGTACGATGGAAAGATGGTGTTAGAGTGGGCAGCACGCCTTTGGTTAATGTCAGCCAATATCAGACAAGGAGACCCGTAGCCTCTATTCAAACGTTACCTGAAGTTTGCAAGAGGTTATGTGGAGGTATAATGACTACCGGGGGCAAATCAATGCATTCGATATCgatttttttgatcgaaatctacaCTTTTCGAATGACCGGAGtagttttattgataaaaaattttcgattggtaaattgcaatcgtgaaatattttttactttagggtgggtattaagttcgagtttagccgctaaaaacgtcattttttcacgattacttttctttaataatccattttaaggaatacaaactttgtgaaaatttgctttgggcttttccccatcaagttataataaaatttgcaacaaatacgtataatttcatgcatttttcttactgatttagttttcactttagcgattttagcggctaaactcgaacttaatactcacctttaggtgGGTAttcagttcgagtttagccgctaaaatcgccattttttcacaattattttccttaattaatccactttaaggaatacaaacttcgtgaaaatttgctttgggctattccccatcaagttataatgaaatctgcaacttgtatatataattttatgacttttttactgatttcctTTTTACTTTagcgaaaaaatgacgattttagcggctaaactcgaacttaatacccacctttgggTTTATAACGTGTTCGCCATATAGGAGTAAAAATGTAAGTTTTAGCTCAAAGTTTTGTTAACGCACTCCACCTCGCCATGGTCCGGATCATGGTGTGTACGCTGTCCCTACGTTATTGGGACGAGGCCCTCACGGCCGGGAAAGTGGGCGATGGGATCgttcgaaaaaaaaaccttcttacacatttacatataataaatataatgtgAATATTTAGAACTAATTTAACTCGAATAAAcggcaagcaaaaattggttctaGCCAAGTTCCTGAGCAAGCATCCTAGCTTAGCAAAGAAGAATATTAAGAATTGTCCACACGAAAGAGCGTCCTCCAAGAGATTGTGAGATCAGTTAACCATAAAATTTAACGCTCATGGACCATCATATAAGAGTAATGAATATTGAAAGCTTTCAATGACCAAAAGGTTTAAGACGGCAGACAAATTTAATATGGATGGAATGTCACCATGTATGCATGGCATGTCCCCAGAAAAATGTATATCTCCAAGTATAAAAATGAACGCTTCTgtcgtcagccgaaatcgtgTTTGGAACCTGCAAAAGGGTGACTTCTTCaaacagtgcacaccatttcgAACTCATGCGCTCTTATCCCATATTTGTCGCCGTATTAATTTTATCTTCATCTTATCCTCCCATTCGGAAGATAATGCGATACAATTCACTGTTTACTTCGAAATactcaaaaatgtaaaattcatgtataaatttaatcacctcctctcacgttccctgtaaatttcaagtagaccggagatgtttaaatttttctctattgttttaaagggacgtcgctttccccgatacaatatcgacaaacaccgtagtgaatagcacccctaaccttccctgaaaattctggaaactttccttcaagggtggggcaaggaaggttgcctgttcgttcataaccttcccccactgcctttgtaaatttcaagaaaacttaagatttttttttgcagttttagaagaggacctcctcccttttatttttattaaaaaaatcaggaacctgatataaatttcataacctcacccattttttccgtaaaatttcattcgggggagtttagttttgttttcactactttaaaaaaaagtcgggcaaaggggtggtccccctccctgaccaaatatcgaaaaataatgtagcggagttttgtctagatgccaaccccaacattcaatgaaaatttcaaacaaatcgtataattttgttccaagtttcaaaaagtagggcaaagtccccctccccgtccacatatgaaatcatcaggtaccccatattaattccataacctcaccgcatgatctctgtaaatctcagataatttagagaattttagtttttttttcactgtactttaaaaaaagtcgaacaaaggggaggtccccctccgccaccaaatatcgaaatataaagtagcggatctttgtctagatgccaaccccaaccttcaatgaaaatttcaagcaaatcgatcaaccttggtccaattttcaaaaagtccgacaaaggggaggtccccctccgcgaccagggggctaatcacggcattcgatatcgaattcataatcttatcgaaaaaattgtcgatacgattaaaagttt
Encoded here:
- the CNT2 gene encoding concentrative nucleoside transporter 2, with the protein product MDEPKKGELNKAFSNDEAIENGIETHKTDFQMEDFNDTKKSNNLVLTIKRSLIWVVHILVGAYFGYATHYYIREYNNHNCDSNPWPNDEIHCALRFCNGYGFLILFVGFIYFGLIYYYIIKPNFGRKFHRNYMVPFDKWWMTFSRQRTITIIQFAILLIALAVFLYFETKDQPQKLTSLVAPMVFILCGYIFSTDRSAIKWRIVVTGITCQFILGVLCIRWSVGRSIFECVGNKTATFLAFADEGSRFVYGDTIIDQGVFAFAILSVIFFFSFFISILYYLGAMQWIVMKLGWILAQILDTTVCESVTAAANIFLGMSESPMLIRPYIKVLTASEIHSIMVSGFATVSGTVLAAYLSFGASPAHLITSSVMAAPATLAISKLYMPETEESKTSADNIQLEETEDSSILDAASNGANSAIPIVLGISANIIAFVAFIAFLNAMVSWFGGLVGLEYIDFEWLFSKLFIPLAWAMGVPWDDCNDIAKVVATKTIINEFVAYERLGELIKNNVISARSAGIATFAICGFANPSSLGILIGSLGAMAPNRRGLITSVAFRAFIVGSIVCFVSASFAGILMQEAEESRNYEKFIKTMMRKNFTIALVEGQ